CACATAAGGAAGAATCCTTAAAAATCCTTTGAATTTTGAAACAAAAGGCtctattcatttatttattggaaAACGATTAATAAGAATCCTTAAAAAGGATATTTAAGCGATTCCTGGCAACTACAATAGGAATTTAAAGGTTGCATCTTTTCCTAGAATTTATATGAAACTAGGTTAAAAACATACAACTTTTGTGAAATTAAACTACAATAACAGTgtttgtgaaattaaaattaaaatttccaatttctTGAAATTTCAATTACCAATTTCTTGAAATTGCAATTACAATTTCTGTGAAACAATTCTAAAGCAACGCCACAATGAGCGAtgacaaaacaaaaccaaccTCAGTGCTCCAGCATATAGAATCGGCGCTATATGTGATCAACCAGCTGTGCATAGGATTCGTCACCATTTGGATCAGCTGGACCTGCTTGCGCCAGGACCTCTCGGGCATTCGCCTGCATGCCTGGCTGGTTACCTTCGGTTTTGTGTTCCTGATGGCCGAGGGAATGATGTGCTTCTACGACGGCAGTTGGCTAACTGTGCGTTACTCCCGGAATTACAAGACTGCCTTTCACGTGGTCCTTCAGATCCTTGGGGGAGGCATGGGCGTGGCCGGCTGTTTGATTCAACTAATACGTGACGATTGGTCAATCAGCGTCACGTTACATGCCCGCCTGGGTTTCGCCGCCTTCGTCCTGTGTCTGATCTCATTGCTGAGTGGACTGGTCGCCTTCCTGGCGAGATGCCTGAGCAGGACCATCTCACCCTTGGTCAACAAGACCTTCCATGTGGTCCTCAGCTTCACCGCCTTCGTGATCGCCATGATGGCGCAGTTTTACGGATACACACAGACTGGAATTTTCAGGGGACAAGGACAGGATTTCGTTGTCCTCATGCAGGTCGTCACTATGGTCCTAATGGTCCTAACCAGCATTGGCGCCATTAAGTCGCTCTACCAGAAGATTGGTAGCCTGGCCAGTTAGGAACGCCTGTCGATTATCCCTAATCCTGTATATCTATAGTGCACTTAAGCTAAGCTAGACTATTtgctatttatatattaaactAATGTTATCATAAGGATAAATCAAATGactaagaaaaaaataaaaaatgactaCGACTTATTTACATTAAAATATATcgtttttttgggtttttctcTAAGTTCCAAAAAAAGAATGTGTTTCACAATTTAACTAAAACAAACGACCGTGTTActgtcaaaaaataaaatatgtcaAGCAAGAATTGCTTTTAtcagttaaataaatattaaatatttggttttcttCTTGCAAAGAGAAGGGGGGCTTACGTAGCACCTTAAAGTATAAAAACGTAATTGCAAAAGATAACTACGCATACGCTCACTTGCAAAAGATAAATGTTATGGCACCCAAATAAGCAATTTAGGTATGCAACGTATTTTGAGGGGTTGGCAATCCGTCCAATTCTAAAGCTTTCTTTATGGGTTTTTTTATggaataaaaaagaaactcTCAATAAAAAGCAACGTACTTTTAGGAACCAACGCAGTACCAAATATTGCACATTGACttagatatatatagatattttaGAGCTAAACGGCCATCACTGTTGCattaaattttagtttagtgTTGATAAGTGCAAATTGAAACGAATACCTATCGCAGCAAGACTTTGCGCGGCATCGCAAATTTGAAAATGGCATACGAGCGAAGGTCTAGTTGCGGTTTTGGCTGCACTTTGATAGCTTCCCGGAGCGTAAACCGATATGAATAGGAATGGCGAGTTAAATAATCTTGTGGTCAAGTCCAGTCAACTTGTAAATGACGCTGCAAGAATGGCTTCGCCAGTTGCTCATAAACATTCGACCAAATGGTTTGATTAACCAAGTTCATTGAGCGTATCGTATCGGTCGAATTCTAAAACTTTAATTGCTGTCGTAGCTTGAGCACACGACTGGTTTtgccaataataaaaaatttgccGCAATTTGTCTGTGAAAAGTGGCAGGCATTATTATCAGTCGACAAATGTATGAATGTTAACACGAAAATAACATTATTCCAGCGCGCACTGATAAAGGCCGGCAAgcgaaaaactgaaaactgaaactaCACAATGTCCGAGAGTAAGCAGCCAGTGCTTAGTAGAACTCAGACATCCGCCGACTACGGCAGCACGCTCCGGACGGATACGCCACGCCGACCCACATTTATTCCGATCGAATCCCCGCGTCGCTATTCGAAAATGGCCCACGGTTCCCTGTCCGGCCACGAGGCCGAGAATCGCCTCCAGAGACTGGAGTACTTCCTTAACGTTCTCAACCAGATGTGCATTGGATTTATCACCATCTATATTTCCTATCTCACGCTGCGAACGGGGCTCTCGGGCACGGGTCTGCATGCCTGGCTAGTGACCATCGGGGTAAATAGTTGGGGGATCACCATCACCGTCTAAGCGGGCACTGAAGATCTTCATTCCACACCACAGTTCTCCTTCTTCATGGCCGAGGGCGTCATGATCCACTACGGCGGCAATGTGCTGACAAATGGATACAAGCGCCAGacgaagaccaccattcactGGGTGCTCCTGACTTTGGGAGGCGGTTGCGGGGCAGCTGGTGCTCTTATCAAGATGATTCAAAAGGGGTTTTTGCTGCAATCGACACATGGGAGGCTGGGTGAGTAGAGTACAGACACGCACAATGCCTATTAAATAGCAGCAGATGTCTAATACATTAGAATAAAACAGTGGAATAGAATAGTTCCAAGGATCCATTTCTTGGTGCTTCCCAGTCTAAGCTAGTActtaatttgttatttgttgaACAAACGCCCCCATTTTCCATATTTACTTTAGTTTTATCGCTTTCTTACTATCTTTTTAGTAGTACATTTAATGATCACCTAACAGGCAACAAAAATCCTAAAAGGCACTCACTAATAGATTCCCTTCTCGCCAACAGGGATGACCGCCTTCGTACTGTGCATTCTGGCCATGTCCTCGGGACTGGCTGCACTTTTCTCCAGCCGCATCAAGAAGCTAATCACACCATTGCTGAACAAGACGTTCCACAACTTCCTGGGATTCGCGTGCTTTGTGATCGCACTGGTGACCCAGTACTATGGCTACCAGACGGGCTACTTTAAGAGCCGAAGTGAGACGGATTTCCAAATCCTGATGAAGTGCCTCACCCTCATATCGTTGGTCCTGTCGAGCTACGGACCGATGAAGGCACTCTAtcagaaatgcaaaaatatatcGCAACAGTTTTAGATAGGATGAAAAGAATCACTCGAATGTATGtagataaataaatgtaattttttctAAAACCCCATTTTATCGACCTATCCAACTATACCAACAACGATTCAAAATTTTATACCTGTTTATTGGTACAACGTGTGATCCATAAACATGACTAAGTATTTTTACAATGCCTCATTAGGGAAAACCCGGTTAACCAGCGGTCAGACTTTCATCGTCCGGTACTCCCCCCTGTAAAAGTTATATAACCACCcttttgattgatttgatttgataagGTCTGAAAAAGTAATGAATTGACTATTAGATACactgcaatttgcatttaagttTAACCGCTCACTCAAAAAGCCAGCATTTGaattaatcaatcaaaattatgatcatttataatttaagtTATACTATTATTCATTTTCCTATAACAGCATTGGGTAGCATGCATCATTTTAAAATCCAAAACATGACCGGGTTTTTTATCTGATCGGTTTGTGACACTTGGAGGCCGCATAATTGATAGTAACTGTCCCAAATAAGTCCAAACTTTTGAAGCCCCGTAAAAAGAAGATCTTGACTTCCGGCaccttaaattaaaaaaccgTGTATTTTGCATGGTGCAGTTTCGTATGTTTATTTAGAAAATCCATATCATTTCTTCTTAAATCTCTCGCAATAAATAATACTTGGCGCGTGTGTCGCGTTGTGTGTGTGATACGTATATCAGTTAGcagtaataataaatagctAGCGTTAGGTATTAAAATTCATAGTCAATTGGGTAATACAAGGCTGTCTGGCTTTAAAACCCCCTTTCTGGGTAACTTTTGGTAAGAGAAAGTCAAGATCTCTATATAGAATCGGGTGAACAGATCTTTAGCATGCGGTAGGTAAATAGGAGTTATCAGCTATCGACTAAAGCCCAGTTAAGAATTGTGTGTTGGGCAAGGCATATTCGAAATTCGACTTTCTATATCTTTTCATAGTTTCCATAGTTCGCTCCGCTCACAGCTTGTTGCTGCGTCGAATGGCGAAGGACATTAGCGCGTGCTCCAGCCGCATGTGGTAGGGTAGCTTGCGCTCCAGAATGACTGGCTCCTGGCCATCTGGACAGCACCGGTTGCGGCAGCACTCGCACTGgccgtcgtcatcgtcgtaTTCCTGCTGCAGTTCCTGCTCCAGTTCGTAGGCCTTCTTGGCAGCCCGCTGCTCGAAGCGCAAATAGAAGGCCAGGCAGACAAACAGCATAAATACCAGGGCACACATGGCTCCACTGGCAATGCTCGCCTTCTCCAACATCGGACGCGGCCTCTTGGGCAGGTAAGTATTGTCGATCTCCTTGTATTCGCATCGCTGTCCCATAAAGCCAATCGCGCACTCGCAGCTGTAAACCGGTAGATCGGCTATCTTCACCGCAAAGCAATGGGCATCGTTCAAACAGTACCAGGCATCGAAGGTTTCCGGACATTTGTATGTGGGGAATGTAATATTGGGCCTGGGCGTGGTCGTCGTGGTGGTGCGCATTGTGGTGCTACTAGTGACTGGAGCCTGGGTCGGCGGCAATGCCGTGCCGGACATGGACGAGGAGATCGAAGAGCGCGGCTTGGGCACCGTACGGCTGGAGCAGGCCTCGACGTGCCACGGATGTGCCAGACAGCCGATCAGTACCAGGGCAACCAGCCCATGTTGTACACTCATTGTGGAATGCATTACAATTTGTAGCTTTTTAGCGTAGCGTATCGGCTTGTTCGTTTTTTGGCGTGCAACGTTTGGTTGTTTAAAAGCTTAAGAATATTAAAACTAGTGACTatcacataaataaattagaataTTCGTTGTCCGCTGCTAGGGCGTCGTCAAATCTCTTTGGAATCGGGTTTCTCTACATAGGTATGCTGCTGGTGGAACGTAAACGTTGAGTTAGGGGTGATGTGTGTATCTGTGGGGAAGATGGAAAGACATTAGTGGCCAGTAGTCTCCAAGCACCATCGATGGTTTTTAACTCTAAAACTGTGTACTCAACAGAAGGGGGAAAATCAAACTGCGTAAAATcataattatatatgtatgtatttataaaaGTATAAACTATAATAGATCGCTTTGAATAGTAGTTATGTTACAATCAGCAAATTTTACTCCTTTCTTCACATCCAATTCACTTTCGgtttaaaatttcatttacgTTGTCTCCCGTTGATTATCCTAGCTCATCAAAGCTGGCTGTGATATGCGTTGGGTATCCATATCACAACCACTTGATGAGGCTTAGATAATCAACATCGTACAGGTAAGGAACAGTTTCCTTAACTTTATGAATTAGTAACATGGTTAGTAACAATATTGCACCGCATGTGTGTAAGTCAGTTCGATAGGGCCCCCTAAGTCTGAGGTGCCAGTCCACCAGTTGAGCCATTTTTCGGTGCTGTGGCATGCATCTGTCCCCCGTTGTTCCGAATTCAGATCTCTGTTAGCCGCGTTTATTTTCCGATTGCATTTCACTACAAATATTATACAGATTTGAGGCGGACATagtgtgttttatttatgatggGCGTGTGAATTATGTGGCGGGAGGTATTATTATGATTTGATGTACGATACATTACGCTAAGCTCATCAAAGCTGGCTGTGATATGCCGCGCAAAGCGGAAATGCATTTCACAACCACTTTGAGAGCCCAGCATGAATGCGCCAATATAGTTTTATTGATTGAGGTTTCGGGATACTTGACTGCGGGAGTTcagaattttcaattttggtTTTCATGCTCATGTAATGATATAAACAAAATCAGACACTTGTTACCgtttttatactttttgtgttcaattatgctttttttttggaattttcaaattgttttttgattgattttttttttgccttgaGCATCGCGTCGCTCCTCAAAGCTGGCTGTGATATGAATAGGCataaaaaggcaaacatttcacaaCCACTTTGAAGAATGACACAATTCTCCTGTTTCGATTCGATGAGAGCCGAGGtgcagattcagattcagattcttCTAGGGGTCTTTTTGCAACGTTCTCACGGCCGTCGGCTTTGAGCCTTGTACTTTTTTGCAGCCACGgcacaataaacaaatatgaaaaaagtacgtaaataaataaatgcgacGACGAGACTACAACACGATGATAATGACGAtcatgacgacgacgacgataatgatgattatgatgatgaGACTACTGGTACTGGTGATAGATAATACGCAAATGTTGATTGCAATGAATGGCGACAGAGCGAGCGCAAGTGAATGGGACAATTTCGTACATATCTACGCTATAGACTGGCCATtgtttcaacaacaacaacaaaattcaacagacacaaacgcacacaacACCGAAGAACAACACTGAAAGAGGGCAAAAAGCAATGCACcccaaataattataataaaaatgtaaacataattTTGGCGCCAGCCTTTGGCAATTTGACgccaaatttgtttttagatGATTTCTGAGTTCAAGTTCGGGAATTCAAACTGATAAGAAATGCAAACGATGAATAACAAAACGGAAGAACCGAATTCAGTTGATCCTCCAGaagatcatttaaataatcGATTTTAtcgaaaaattttaaatgcattacTGACGAAGTTCAATCACTTTAAAATgtgagcaaaacaaaaactttttataTGAAAAGACGAATGCTGTTCACCATTTCGAGCGCCCACTGTGGTGCAATGCAAAAACAGTTATACGTTGGGTGTGGAGACTTATTTATGTATTAGAATGCTTTTACGGTTAACAATTGCTGCACTCTCTACCCTCTCTTTCTCGCTCACGCGCGGCAAGCGGGCAGCTTATTAAAATTTCcgttataaaaattaaatccaCCGCCGCTGCTTTTATGTTCATAAATACATGTGATACGTCGCATGCATGTACACATGcacaaatgtatgtatatacacatgTATGTGCGTTTGTGTGCGAGAGGAAGTCGAAGTAAGGTAATGAGCGTAAAGTCAAGTTGAATAGCCATATAAAATGCGCTGAACTTGCGAGCGTGTAGGTCAAGATCAGCGGCGGCCgtttataatattttgttggttttcgCAAATAGCAATTGACGAAAGTTCGATGATCTTGTAGTACATTTCAATAATGGGGGAATGAGCCAACTAGCACgatagcaacaacagcaatataTACAAGCATCACAATAattacaacagcaacaacaacaacgatcAACTATATTAGAGTGTGGACGGCAAAAAGtgtgcatacatacatgaCAACAAAAACACCCGCTAATAAAAAATACTGTTGtggctgcttcttcttctgctctTGCGTCTTTTACAACTTCTTCGGCAagccagttgttgttgctgtaatTTTCATGTTGCCTTGCTCTCTTTCATTCTTGGGCGTCGCTGCGAGTTCGTTGGCTCTTCTCGtttctgtatgtgtgtgtgtttagaAAACTGTAAGGAAAGCAAAGTGTGTGAAAAATATGGTTAAGGTAAAAAATGCCAATACAGGAACAACAACACAGCTCGCTCTCTTTTCTCTGCCTGCagtttcgaaaaaaaatttaccggtttttatgttttcgcaAAAAAGCTCAAGAAACAAGTCCTACAAGTTTTAAATCGAGAGAGGAGAGAGCAGAAAAGGCGTGAGAGCCCAAAGAATGCGCATTTAGCAGAGACAACAACCTTTTGAGGTGTGTTGCGTATACGTGCAtattcgcacacacacaccaccaACGCTTCAgctctcgctctctttttCTCGCTTCGCCATCTCACTCTTACTCCATGCCTTTCAGGGGAtaaattatgtatgtatatatgtaccatgcgtgtgtgtgtgcgcgggAATGTTGTGAGGAATTCTAAGAATTTTGCACAAGCGACAAATGAAACGGGGCGCGGaccacacatacatatatgtatattccaaaaccaaacaaaagttttaatagttcaaaaagaaaattgatTATGCGTCGGTATGCGAGAAGCGCCAACAGCCGAATGCGAAATATATCACACCAACACAAATACAGTGAAAGCAGAAAAGACGCAGAAGATGGGAAAATTCGAAGACACCGCGTGTAGGCGTTAAAACCTATTTTTTTTGCCCAACACCAAGCTAAATGAAACACTGCTCACTAAAACACCAATTCACTATGCTTTATCTTCACAAATTACCAACTGTTTGCATTTAAACTTGGACAACATTAGGGGGCAGAACGCCGACAACGCACACCGCGCACACGAAAAAACACAACCGCACCGCCAAAGATTCGAAAACCGAATgccgaacaacaacaaaattggTTCTGAAGATGGAGGTGTTTTTCAGCAGAGCGAGATTCCCTGGCTCACGCTGAGCGGGAGAGAACGAGAGCGACAAAGTCTCTCCTCTAAAAATGCGGCATAATAACAACAAAGTGGCGAGCGGCTTTCGAGCTCATGCTGTATGTTGTTGTATACC
The sequence above is a segment of the Drosophila melanogaster chromosome 2L genome. Coding sequences within it:
- the spi gene encoding spitz, isoform F, which produces MHSTMSVQHGLVALVLIGCLAHPWHVEACSSRTVPKPRSSISSSMSGTALPPTQAPVTSSTTMRTTTTTTPRPNITFPTYKCPETFDAWYCLNDAHCFAVKIADLPVYSCECAIGFMGQRCEYKEIDNTYLPKRPRPMLEKASIASGAMCALVFMLFVCLAFYLRFEQRAAKKAYELEQELQQEYDDDDGQCECCRNRCCPDGQEPVILERKLPYHMRLEHALMSFAIRRSNKL
- the CG13077 gene encoding uncharacterized protein, isoform B, whose protein sequence is MAHGSLSGHEAENRLQRLEYFLNVLNQMCIGFITIYISYLTLRTGLSGTGLHAWLVTIGFSFFMAEGVMIHYGGNVLTNGYKRQTKTTIHWVLLTLGGGCGAAGALIKMIQKGFLLQSTHGRLGMTAFVLCILAMSSGLAALFSSRIKKLITPLLNKTFHNFLGFACFVIALVTQYYGYQTGYFKSRSETDFQILMKCLTLISLVLSSYGPMKALYQKCKNISQQF
- the CG13077 gene encoding uncharacterized protein, isoform A, producing MSESKQPVLSRTQTSADYGSTLRTDTPRRPTFIPIESPRRYSKMAHGSLSGHEAENRLQRLEYFLNVLNQMCIGFITIYISYLTLRTGLSGTGLHAWLVTIGFSFFMAEGVMIHYGGNVLTNGYKRQTKTTIHWVLLTLGGGCGAAGALIKMIQKGFLLQSTHGRLGMTAFVLCILAMSSGLAALFSSRIKKLITPLLNKTFHNFLGFACFVIALVTQYYGYQTGYFKSRSETDFQILMKCLTLISLVLSSYGPMKALYQKCKNISQQF
- the CG13078 gene encoding uncharacterized protein translates to MSDDKTKPTSVLQHIESALYVINQLCIGFVTIWISWTCLRQDLSGIRLHAWLVTFGFVFLMAEGMMCFYDGSWLTVRYSRNYKTAFHVVLQILGGGMGVAGCLIQLIRDDWSISVTLHARLGFAAFVLCLISLLSGLVAFLARCLSRTISPLVNKTFHVVLSFTAFVIAMMAQFYGYTQTGIFRGQGQDFVVLMQVVTMVLMVLTSIGAIKSLYQKIGSLAS